The following are from one region of the Nicotiana tabacum cultivar K326 chromosome 3, ASM71507v2, whole genome shotgun sequence genome:
- the LOC107812270 gene encoding uncharacterized protein LOC107812270 produces MMSPKPLPENRGSSHPATIRQTPVQIIHIVGNFMRIWSVYSMYRYLSQTGASVVLFMFCCLLPSCIWFLVAQKPWKGRALSNTQIVPSVVNGGITALYFILWGKGLKSCGPVRAILGEYSGAVLGVLSGVLYGRRDHVWKKVGGLLAMLASFYFLSQGWAMATYSPFPFSNASDDEARTEQLVGMKEMVVPILAGILSALRRVIARRVSLKNQLKRRLHAITLTSATCFLFPVAMWDMIIGSNNVELPFSAWAFSSSILFGMVLIFYIDSIAEERLHMVFSSPRHLMVAGGCIIIMEIIYKMDFSLLGFLICAAILGFGIYEATSLDRSRRDSFQGSSSNGILDDQTEMFPLPT; encoded by the exons ATGATGTCCCCAAAGCCACTTCCAGAAAATCGAGGTTCATCTCACCCGGCTACCATTAG gcaaactccagtGCAGATAATCCATATTGTTGGGAACTTTATGAGAATATGGTCAGTTTACTCCATGTACCGCTATTTGTCTCAGACAGGGGCTTCAGTTGTTCTTTTTATGTTCTGCTGTCTTCTTCCATCGTGCATCTGGTTTCTAGTAGCGCAAAAGCCTTGGAAGGGCAGGGCGCTTTCTAATACACAG ATTGTCCCTTCAGTTGTAAATGGTGGTATAACAGCTCTTTACTTCATCTTGTGGGGAAAGGGGCTTAAATCTTGTGGTCCTGTTCG GGCCATATTGGGTGAGTATTCTGGTGCTGTTCTAGGAGTATTATCTGGAGTACTGTATGGCAGGAGGGACCATGTTTGGAAAAAG GTTGGTGGACTCCTTGCAATGCTAGCATCCTTCTACTTTTTATCACAAGGATGGGCGATGGCTACATATTCTCCATTT CCATTTAGCAATGCCTCTGATGATGAGGCACGGACCGAACAGCTAGTAGGAATGAAGGAAATGGTAGTTCCCATTCTCGCTGGAATCTTGTCAGCACTTCGGAGGGTGATCGCAAGAAGGGTCTCGCTTAAG AACCAACTGAAGAGGCGACTCCATGCCATAACCCTTACTTCTGCGACATGCTTTTTGTTTCCTGTTGCCATGTGGGACATGATTATA GGATCAAACAATGTAGAGTTGCCATTTTCAGCCTGGGCTTTTTCAAGCAGCATCTTATTTGGGATGGTATTGATATTTTACATTGATAGCATTGCAGAGGAAAG GTTGCATATGGTTTTCTCTTCTCCGAGGCACTTAATGGTTGCGGGAGGATGCATCATTATCATGGAGataatatataaaatggacttCTCTTTACTCGGCTTTCTTATTTGTGCTGCCATCTTGGGATTTG GCATATATGAAGCTACATCCTTGGATCGTTCTAGGAGAGATTCTTTCCAAGGATCAAGCTCCAATGGCATCTTGGACGATCAAACTGAAATGTTTCCACTTCCTACTTGA
- the LOC107812269 gene encoding protein ABA DEFICIENT 4, chloroplastic isoform X1, translated as MRRQLSFNSCYCYYSSKFLVNSLTHQPWPYLPLAFVTPNSHSRRNQPVSSALETITPDLSSQQVGKWGSKHRNGWSFLGGSRVILQPNLQNLQQRKSCRVSAIWLPNSQIASSVFTLGTAAVLPFYTLMVVAPKAQLTRKLMKSTLLYVVLGLLYGFLLYLSWTPDTIRLMFASKYWLPELAGIAKMFSSEMTLASAWIHLLAVDLFAARQVYHDGLQNDIETRHSVSLCLLFCPIGIVIHLLTKAVLSSAEKTEPRTS; from the exons ATGAGGAGGCAATTATCTTTTAATTCTTGCTATTGTTATTATTCCTCCAAATTCTTGGTCAATTCCCTAACCCATCAACCATGGCCTTATCTTCCACTTGCTTTTGTCACTCCCAATTCTCACTCAAG GAGGAACCAGCCAGTCTCCTCTGCACTTGAAACAATAACCCCTGACCTTTCAAGTCAACAAGTTGGAAAATGGGGAAGTAAGCATAGAAATGGGTGGAGCTTTCTGGGAGGATCAAGAGTAATACTTCAGCCAAACCTCCAAAATCTTCAGCAAAGAAAAAGCTGCAGGGTGTCTGCTATAT GGTTGCCTAATTCTCAAATAGCTAGCAGTGTTTTTACACTGGGGACGGCAGCCGTTCTTCCGTTTTACACCCTCATGGTTGTAGCACCTAAAGCTCAACTT ACCAGAAAACTGATGAAAAGCACCTTACTATATGTTGTGCTTGGACTTCTGTACGGGTTTCTATTATACCTCTCATGGACACCAGATACAATTCGGCTGATGTTTGCTAGTAAATACTGGCTTCCAGAG CTAGCTGGTATAGCAAAGATGTTTTCCAGTGAGATGACATTAGCATCTGCATGGATTCACCTATTGGCTGTAGATCTTTTTGCCGCaag GCAGGTATATCATGATGGTTTGCAAAATGACATTGAAACGCGCCATTCTGTGTCTCTTTGTTTGCTATTTTGTCCCATTGGAATTGTTATTCATCTCCTCACCAAAGCTGTACTAAGTAGTGCAGAGAAAACAGAGCCTAGAACTAGCTGA
- the LOC107812269 gene encoding protein ABA DEFICIENT 4, chloroplastic isoform X4, with the protein MRNQPVSSALETITPDLSSQQVGKWGSKHRNGWSFLGGSRVILQPNLQNLQQRKSCRVSAIWLPNSQIASSVFTLGTAAVLPFYTLMVVAPKAQLTRKLMKSTLLYVVLGLLYGFLLYLSWTPDTIRLMFASKYWLPELAGIAKMFSSEMTLASAWIHLLAVDLFAARQVYHDGLQNDIETRHSVSLCLLFCPIGIVIHLLTKAVLSSAEKTEPRTS; encoded by the exons AT GAGGAACCAGCCAGTCTCCTCTGCACTTGAAACAATAACCCCTGACCTTTCAAGTCAACAAGTTGGAAAATGGGGAAGTAAGCATAGAAATGGGTGGAGCTTTCTGGGAGGATCAAGAGTAATACTTCAGCCAAACCTCCAAAATCTTCAGCAAAGAAAAAGCTGCAGGGTGTCTGCTATAT GGTTGCCTAATTCTCAAATAGCTAGCAGTGTTTTTACACTGGGGACGGCAGCCGTTCTTCCGTTTTACACCCTCATGGTTGTAGCACCTAAAGCTCAACTT ACCAGAAAACTGATGAAAAGCACCTTACTATATGTTGTGCTTGGACTTCTGTACGGGTTTCTATTATACCTCTCATGGACACCAGATACAATTCGGCTGATGTTTGCTAGTAAATACTGGCTTCCAGAG CTAGCTGGTATAGCAAAGATGTTTTCCAGTGAGATGACATTAGCATCTGCATGGATTCACCTATTGGCTGTAGATCTTTTTGCCGCaag GCAGGTATATCATGATGGTTTGCAAAATGACATTGAAACGCGCCATTCTGTGTCTCTTTGTTTGCTATTTTGTCCCATTGGAATTGTTATTCATCTCCTCACCAAAGCTGTACTAAGTAGTGCAGAGAAAACAGAGCCTAGAACTAGCTGA
- the LOC107812269 gene encoding protein ABA DEFICIENT 4, chloroplastic isoform X2 translates to MALSSTCFCHSQFSLKTLFTSTVQTDSYAPALTSDFIRNIRRNQPVSSALETITPDLSSQQVGKWGSKHRNGWSFLGGSRVILQPNLQNLQQRKSCRVSAIWLPNSQIASSVFTLGTAAVLPFYTLMVVAPKAQLTRKLMKSTLLYVVLGLLYGFLLYLSWTPDTIRLMFASKYWLPELAGIAKMFSSEMTLASAWIHLLAVDLFAARQVYHDGLQNDIETRHSVSLCLLFCPIGIVIHLLTKAVLSSAEKTEPRTS, encoded by the exons ATGGCCTTATCTTCCACTTGCTTTTGTCACTCCCAATTCTCACTCAAG ACACTTTTTACTAGTACTGTTCAG ACGGATAGCTATGCACCTGCGTTGACATCAGATTTCATACGAAATATCAGGAGGAACCAGCCAGTCTCCTCTGCACTTGAAACAATAACCCCTGACCTTTCAAGTCAACAAGTTGGAAAATGGGGAAGTAAGCATAGAAATGGGTGGAGCTTTCTGGGAGGATCAAGAGTAATACTTCAGCCAAACCTCCAAAATCTTCAGCAAAGAAAAAGCTGCAGGGTGTCTGCTATAT GGTTGCCTAATTCTCAAATAGCTAGCAGTGTTTTTACACTGGGGACGGCAGCCGTTCTTCCGTTTTACACCCTCATGGTTGTAGCACCTAAAGCTCAACTT ACCAGAAAACTGATGAAAAGCACCTTACTATATGTTGTGCTTGGACTTCTGTACGGGTTTCTATTATACCTCTCATGGACACCAGATACAATTCGGCTGATGTTTGCTAGTAAATACTGGCTTCCAGAG CTAGCTGGTATAGCAAAGATGTTTTCCAGTGAGATGACATTAGCATCTGCATGGATTCACCTATTGGCTGTAGATCTTTTTGCCGCaag GCAGGTATATCATGATGGTTTGCAAAATGACATTGAAACGCGCCATTCTGTGTCTCTTTGTTTGCTATTTTGTCCCATTGGAATTGTTATTCATCTCCTCACCAAAGCTGTACTAAGTAGTGCAGAGAAAACAGAGCCTAGAACTAGCTGA
- the LOC107812269 gene encoding protein ABA DEFICIENT 4, chloroplastic isoform X3, translated as MALSSTCFCHSQFSLKTDSYAPALTSDFIRNIRRNQPVSSALETITPDLSSQQVGKWGSKHRNGWSFLGGSRVILQPNLQNLQQRKSCRVSAIWLPNSQIASSVFTLGTAAVLPFYTLMVVAPKAQLTRKLMKSTLLYVVLGLLYGFLLYLSWTPDTIRLMFASKYWLPELAGIAKMFSSEMTLASAWIHLLAVDLFAARQVYHDGLQNDIETRHSVSLCLLFCPIGIVIHLLTKAVLSSAEKTEPRTS; from the exons ATGGCCTTATCTTCCACTTGCTTTTGTCACTCCCAATTCTCACTCAAG ACGGATAGCTATGCACCTGCGTTGACATCAGATTTCATACGAAATATCAGGAGGAACCAGCCAGTCTCCTCTGCACTTGAAACAATAACCCCTGACCTTTCAAGTCAACAAGTTGGAAAATGGGGAAGTAAGCATAGAAATGGGTGGAGCTTTCTGGGAGGATCAAGAGTAATACTTCAGCCAAACCTCCAAAATCTTCAGCAAAGAAAAAGCTGCAGGGTGTCTGCTATAT GGTTGCCTAATTCTCAAATAGCTAGCAGTGTTTTTACACTGGGGACGGCAGCCGTTCTTCCGTTTTACACCCTCATGGTTGTAGCACCTAAAGCTCAACTT ACCAGAAAACTGATGAAAAGCACCTTACTATATGTTGTGCTTGGACTTCTGTACGGGTTTCTATTATACCTCTCATGGACACCAGATACAATTCGGCTGATGTTTGCTAGTAAATACTGGCTTCCAGAG CTAGCTGGTATAGCAAAGATGTTTTCCAGTGAGATGACATTAGCATCTGCATGGATTCACCTATTGGCTGTAGATCTTTTTGCCGCaag GCAGGTATATCATGATGGTTTGCAAAATGACATTGAAACGCGCCATTCTGTGTCTCTTTGTTTGCTATTTTGTCCCATTGGAATTGTTATTCATCTCCTCACCAAAGCTGTACTAAGTAGTGCAGAGAAAACAGAGCCTAGAACTAGCTGA